Sequence from the Hyalangium minutum genome:
GCTGCTCTCGCCAGCGCCTCCCGCCTCCATCCAGGTGGAGACCCGCATGCCCGTGCTGCACTGCGAGCGGGTGCCGTTCCAGCAGATCTTCCTCAACCTCATCAGCAACGCGCTCAAGCACGCCATGCGCCCGGATGCGCTCGTGCGAGTGCGTTGCTCCGAGACGGCCAACGGCTGGGAGTTCGCCGTCGCCGACAACGGACCTGGCATTGCTCCCGAGTACCACGAGCGGATCTGGGGAATCTTCCAGACGCTGCGGGCGAGGGATCAGGTCGAGGGGACAGGCATCGGCCTGTCGGTGGTCAAGAAGATCGTGGAGGCCCGCGGAGGCTCCGTCCGGGTGGAGTCCGCCGAGGGCCAGGGCGCCACCTTCTTCTTCACCTGGCCCACATCCACCCCCAAGAAGTGAACCGGAGTCCCTCTCATGCGAACCCTGAATATTCTGCTCGTTGAAGACGATGAAGTGGACGTGATGAACGTCCAGCGGTCGTTCAAGAAGAACAACATCAGCAACCCCCTCTATGTCGCGGGCAATGGCGTCGAGGCGCTGGAGATGCTGAGGAGCGGCTCGGTGCCCTCTACGAATCGGCTCATCCTGCTGGACATCAACATGCCGAAGATGAACGGCATTGAGTTCCTGCGGGCCTTGCGCGCGGACCCTGCGCTCCGCACGAGCCCGGTGGTGGTGCTCACCACCTCCAACGACGACAAGGACCGGATGGAGAGCTTTCAGCTCAACGTGGCGGGCTACCTGCTCAAACCGGTGACCTTCAACTCGTTCGTGGATCTGATGCTGGCCCTCAACAAGTACTGGATGCTGGTGGAGATGCCCTGAGACAGGGAGCCCGCGGAGGATGCTGCGCGGCACTGGTAGCCCTGCTTGTCAATTCAACAAAGATCTCAATTCTTCACGGCGGAGGCGCTTCGCCCGGTGAGCAGGTGCCTCCCAACCAGTGGCATTTCAACGCGGCGGATCGCGCGTTCGAGCAGAAGGTCGTCGGGTATTGGTTTCCAGTTCGCGCGCTCTGGGGAGCCCACCGCCAACAAGAGCACGGAGTGGCCGGCGCATACGGCGGATCAAGACCAGGCCCAGAAGGACTTCATGAAGGCTCGCCTGGACGTCTTCGCGCTCGTCGGCAACCTCGGCAACATCATCAGCTAGCCATCGGTAAGAGCCAGCCCCCTGGAGATCTTCTCCCTGGGCTGGATCCAGGAAGCAGCGCCCCCGTTCTCGCGGGGGCTGTCCACTGTACGTTACGCTGAGAGCATGCACCTGCGATGGATGACTCTCGGCCTGATCGTGTGGGCCTGGGCCTGGCCCACCTCCTCAGAGGCTTGCAGTTGCGAGACAGGCTCACCGGACCTCCTCACGAACCTTCGAGAGGCACGTGAAGAGGCCTCCACGATCTACTACGGCCGCGTCGTGTCGATCGATGAATCCCTTGTCGCATCAGTCGAGGTGCTCGAGGTCTTCAAGGGGAATCTCGCTGTCGGAACGAAGCTCTCGGTGTCATACGAGCACCCCTGCGCCTACCCCTTCGATTCCGGGGAGACCACGCTGATCTACGCGGACGAAGACCCTTCGCAGGTGTTCTTGTGCACTCGGACCCGGCGTGCATCGAAAGACGATGTCGAACTCGAATGGCTGCGGACAGGGAAACCGCCGGCCGTCCCCGTCGCACTGCAGCGCGAGACGGTGGCCTGCCAATCTTGCAGCCTGGAGACTGTCACCGCGTCCCTTGTGGGACCTCTGTCTGGAGACTCCAGAAACTCGCCTCTACCGAGCCAGCAACCACTCGAGGCCTTCCGCGAGGTCCGCCCTTTCTGGACGGCAAGCCCTTCACGTCTGGATGACAACGGCCGACGGACAGCCGTCGGGCTCTCGTCCGATCTCCGTGCCTTCGAGCTCGTTCAGACGCCGTACCGCACCACGCGAGAAGCATGTCAGCAACGTGTGGTCAGGCGGTGGTGCGAGAAGCTGGAACCCTCCCCTGAGGAGAGCTCCGGCGCTCCAGCACTCCGGTGTCTGAACCCCGGCCCGGAAGAAGAAGTCTGCAACGAGACGCAAAGCCGCGCCGCAAGCTGGGGCTCGCTGGAGAAGATCCGCGCCGCCAAGTGCATGTGGCGCAATCCCGTGAGCCCGTATTGCGAGCTGACGAAGCGTCCTCAGCCTCTTCCAGGGAGTGCTCGAAAATCCCCGCTCCTGCGCTGCAGCCCCGGGTTTGACACGAGGACCTCCTTCTGCAGCGTCCAGGACGCCCCCTGATTGTGCCCTTCTCTCCTCCAATCGTGAGAGGACAGCCGCCATCATGACCGACAGGAAATCCAGCATCTCGGCCAATGCCTGGACCGCCATGGCCGCCACGCCCGGCTCTATCTCTGGCGGGAGCGCCATCGTGGAGCTTCCACCGGTCGCGCCGTAGCGAAGGGGCACTTCTTCGTCAGGAGCGAACTCGGCTCAACGCGGCGGATTGTTCTATATAGAAGCGGCGGGAATGGAACCTGCCGCTTGGAACTTCTGGCGAGAGCGATCCAACCCCCAGACTGGGCATCAGTGGAGTCTCTTCATGAACGTGTGCGGTGAAATCTTGCCGGGACAGGCCATCCTGCAGCACTTTGTCGCGGAGAGTGACCACTTGAACGGCGTGTCCGTGCTGGTGGCCACCTACGGCGACACGAAGAAGACCAGCCACCTCCGGCTGGAGGTGCTCACGGAGGATGGGCACCGACTGCTCGGCAGCAGGACCGTAGGGCTGGAGGGTGTCTACGACAACGCGTTCGTCGAGGTCTTCTTCGACGCGCAGGAGCGATCACGCGGCAACGCGTACGTGCTGCGTGTCACCTCCGAGGATGCCTCCCACGGCAACGCGGCGACGCTCTATCTCATCGACGGCCCCGAGCGCATCCCAGGACACACCCGGTGCCGAGTGGGCGAGGACGAGCTTGGCGCAGAGGGCCTCTTCGCCAAGCTGTCGTACGCGACACCGACCGTCGAGTCGTCCGTCCCCCCGAACCTCGAAATCAGCACGGTGACGCAGTGCAACCTCAACTGCGTGCACTGCATCTCGCGTGAGACCCGCAAGCAGGTCAAGCGGCTGCCGCCCCACATGCGCGCGGAAATCTCCGGCTGGGCGCGCGAGGGGAAGCTCCGGACCACCTACGCTGACTTCAGCGGCGACGTGCTCTGGGCCGACCAGCGCTACGGCGGCGAGCTCGACTTCCTCCTCAGCCTCGACGTGCCGTTCCACCTCGACACCAACGGGGCGCTCCTGACGGCCGAGGTGGCGGACCGGCTGCTGAAGTCCCGCATCACCTCCATCAACGTGTCGCTCGACGCGGCGGAGGACGCGACGTATCGCCGCATCCGCCGGGGCGCCCCCCCGCTCGAGACCGTGCTCGGCAACATGCGCACGCTCGTCGCGCGCCGCGAGCTGCACGGACGCCGCGACGTGGCCCTCTCCACGGGGTTCGTTCTGATGCGCTCCAACATCGAGGAGCTGCCGCGCTTCGTGGAACTCACCCACGGTGCGGGCTTCGATACGGTGAGGGCCATCCATCTCCAGGCCTACACCGAGGACATGGTGCCGGAGAGCCTCTGGTTCCACCAGACGCTCTTCAACACTCAGCGGGAGCTCGCAATCGAGGCCGCGCAGCGTCTCGGCGTGACGCTCTTCATCGACCGTCCGTTCTGCGACCGCGAGCCCCAGGTGGGGACCTCGCTGTGTCGCATGCCGTGGGAGGCGGCGTACTTGCTGGGCAACGGCGACGTGCTGGCCTGCTGCGTGCCCGGGCTCAAGATGGGCAATCTCCACGAGCAGACGATGGAGGAGATATGGAACGGCGAGCGCTACCGCGAGCTGCGCAGGACGGTGAACTCCGACCAGCGCCCGGCAGCGTGCCGGGCATGCCCCTTCCACCGGAAGACCAACAACCCGCTGAGCTACATGCCTTGCCGCTCCGCCGAGGACGCTCCTCCGGCCCCGACACAGTGAGATCGAGCCGGCTCACGGCACCGGGTGGGGCCGCAGCACGGCCCGGGCCGGGGCTCCATCTCCGCCCGCGATGCGCAGCGGGAGGCAGATCAGCTCGTATGTCCCTTCCCTCACCTGCAAGAGGTTGAGCCCCTCGATGACCCAGATACCCGCCTGGAGCAAGGCGAGGTGGGTCTCCTCCGCGTCCTCCCGGAAGCCACCGACGGACAGGTAGTCCACGCCCACCGTCTGCACCCGGCACTCCGCCAGGTAGGCCGCCGCCTCCCGGGAGATGAAGACGAAGTCCTCGATGAAGGCATCCGTCTGCCAGCAGCGCTCCGAGTTGCGTGTGCGAAACAGCACCCGCTCCCCCGGCTGGAGCTTCGCGGGCTCCAGCTCCGCGCGTTTGATGGACACCGGATCCCGGATCTCGATCACCCGCGCGAGCCCCAGGGTGGCCTCGAGTGGCATCTGATCGATGCCCACGCCCCCGCGCTGGAAGTGCGCGGGCGCA
This genomic interval carries:
- a CDS encoding response regulator — protein: MRTLNILLVEDDEVDVMNVQRSFKKNNISNPLYVAGNGVEALEMLRSGSVPSTNRLILLDINMPKMNGIEFLRALRADPALRTSPVVVLTTSNDDKDRMESFQLNVAGYLLKPVTFNSFVDLMLALNKYWMLVEMP
- a CDS encoding radical SAM/SPASM domain-containing protein, which produces MNVCGEILPGQAILQHFVAESDHLNGVSVLVATYGDTKKTSHLRLEVLTEDGHRLLGSRTVGLEGVYDNAFVEVFFDAQERSRGNAYVLRVTSEDASHGNAATLYLIDGPERIPGHTRCRVGEDELGAEGLFAKLSYATPTVESSVPPNLEISTVTQCNLNCVHCISRETRKQVKRLPPHMRAEISGWAREGKLRTTYADFSGDVLWADQRYGGELDFLLSLDVPFHLDTNGALLTAEVADRLLKSRITSINVSLDAAEDATYRRIRRGAPPLETVLGNMRTLVARRELHGRRDVALSTGFVLMRSNIEELPRFVELTHGAGFDTVRAIHLQAYTEDMVPESLWFHQTLFNTQRELAIEAAQRLGVTLFIDRPFCDREPQVGTSLCRMPWEAAYLLGNGDVLACCVPGLKMGNLHEQTMEEIWNGERYRELRRTVNSDQRPAACRACPFHRKTNNPLSYMPCRSAEDAPPAPTQ
- a CDS encoding cyclase family protein; protein product: MSVPLRTGMVHWPDNPPVKIERVMDLERGDVASVSSMSMGVHTGTHMDAPAHFQRGGVGIDQMPLEATLGLARVIEIRDPVSIKRAELEPAKLQPGERVLFRTRNSERCWQTDAFIEDFVFISREAAAYLAECRVQTVGVDYLSVGGFREDAEETHLALLQAGIWVIEGLNLLQVREGTYELICLPLRIAGGDGAPARAVLRPHPVP